From Kwoniella dendrophila CBS 6074 chromosome 11, complete sequence, a single genomic window includes:
- a CDS encoding eukaryotic translation initiation factor 3 subunit C, with product MSFFAKLGSDDSSSSSSGSDSEESILSGDEGLEQDKKLAAKTKTKNKASMFLRSDAEDSDEDDSDEDSDEDDDEELSDSEDERAARGNKFLMGADSTDEEEEEEDKTVVLSAKDKRFAEMEAAIHNITNATRNNDWVLASTELDKVFRFIQRHQVTVVATTVSAAGHIPPRFLEILVSLEKDVNETILSEKSAKKKMAPAKAKALNGLKQTLKKKQKEFENVLKSYIEDSEAYTKAYEQANAIQAPKKQPKKVQVADGDAGAEGAEDQNEDFMTIGKGGKALNLTPEGVFKTLREIFEQRGRKNTDRAETIKILSKLLEVSETTYQKLRVLLALVPARLDYSQNLAHIPHESWVLGLNELHQLVTLLLDNPDYVVQETVGEYDDLVEREPQTVNGKKERVAVAGSLISLLESLDNEFTKTLQHTDAHEKGSDYIERLRQEAPLYTLVAKAQSLFEREAATDSTARAVMRRLEHVYAKPNIIIDHFESKIPSGLKSKIVPTETKRNADELIHDLCVYIYGSDAPVLRARAILFHIFNHATHGRYHQARDLLLMSHLQDTIQHADVTTQILYNRAIMQLGLSAFKRGFIQECQTILGEMFGTQRQKELLAQSVQRYQQQLTPEQELIEKRRLLPFHMHLNVELLEAAYLTSCMLIEIPLLASVETEEQKRKVTSKVFKRFLDLADRQSFMGPPENTRDHIIKASKSLQSGDWEKARDLICSIKIWSLLDNVDDVKAILSKKIQEEGLRTYLFTYSSYYQSLSLEHLSKTFDLPQSLVNSIISKMIYNDELTASLDQIDKVVIFHKIDQTEVQKLSQLLAERTANLLDQNEKILDLKLGQNQNQQQDGQRSNNAQTTDGGNNKQERRGGNNNNRGGSYRGRGGGGRGRGGFNAGLGSTMGSGNRRVAAQ from the exons ATGTCTTTCTTTGCAAAATTAGGATCagatgattcatcttcatcttcatctggatcagatTCTGAAGAATCCATCTTATCtggtgatgaaggtttagaacaagataaaaaattagctgctaaaacaaaaacaaaaaataaAGCTTCAATGTTTTTAAGAAGTGATGCtgaagattctgatgaagatgattctgatgaggatagtgatgaagatgatgatgaggaattaAGTGACAGCGAAGATGAAAGAGCT GCTCGAGGAAACAAATTCTTGATGGGGGCTGATTcaactgatgaagaagaggaagaagaggataagACCGTTGTGTTGAGTGCTAAAGATAAACG ATTTGCTGAAATGGAAGCAGCTATCCACAATATCACGAACGCTACTCGAAATAATGATTGGGTATTAGCATCaacagaattagataaagtatttagatttattcAAAGACATCAAGTTACTGTTGTAGCAACAACAGTTTCTGCCGCAGGACATATACCACCAAGATTTTTAGAAATTTTAGTTAGTTTAGAAAAAGATGTCAATGAAACCATTTTATCTGAAAAATCTgctaaaaagaagatggcaccagcaaaagcaaaagcattGAATGGTTTGAAACAAacattgaagaagaaacaaaaagaatttgaaaatgTTTTAAAATCATATATTGAAGATTCTGAAGCATACACAAAAGCTTATGAACAAGCTAATGCTATTCAAGCACCAAAAaaacaacctaaaaaagTTCAAGTCGCCGATGGGGATGCTGGAGCAGAAGGTGCAGAAGACCAAAATGAAGATTTCATGACtattggtaaaggtggtaaagctcTCAACTTAACTCCAGAAGGTGTATTCAAGACTCTTAGAGAAATCTTCGAacaaagaggtagaaaa AACACTGACAGAGCtgaaaccatcaaaatccTTTCCAAACTTCTTGAAGTTTCTGAAACCACCTACCAGAAACTTAGAGTTCTCCTTGCTCTTGTTCCCGCTCGATTAGACTACTCCCAAAATCTCGCTCACATCCCACACGAATCATGGGTTTTAGGTCTCAATGAACTCCATCAACTTGTTACCTTACTCTTAGATAACCCTGATTACGTTGTACAAGAGACAGTGGGAGAGTATGATGACCTCGTAGAGAGAGAACCTCAAACTGTAAAcggaaagaaggaaagagtAGCTGTTGCTGGTAGTTTGATCAGTTTGTTAGAGAGTTTAGATAACGAG TTTACCAAAACCCTTCAACACACTGACGCTCATGAGAAAGGTTCCGACTACATCGAACGATTGAGACAAGAAGCCCCCTTATACACCCTTGTTGCTAAAGCCCAATCTCTTTTCGAGCGAGAAGCTGCTACCGATTCAACTGCTCGAGCTGTCATGCGACGATTAGAGCATGTCTACGCCAAA CccaacatcatcattgacCATTTCGAATCCAAAATCCCATCCGGCCTCAAATCCAAGATCGTCCCCACTGAAACTAAACGAAATGCAGATGAACTCATTCATGACTTATGTGTTTACATTTACGGTTCTGACGCTCCTGTGTTACGTGCTCGAGCTATTCTTTTCCACATTTTCAACCACGCCACACATGGAAGATATCATCAAGCTAGAGATTTATTATTAATGTCTCATTTACAAGATACTATTCAACATGCTGATGTAACGACACAAATCTTGTACAATCGAGCAATCATGCAATTAGGTTTATCAGCATTTAAGAGAGGATTTATTCAAGAATGTCAAACgatattaggtgaaatgttTGGTACacaaagacaaaaagaattattagcaCAAAGTGTACAAagatatcaacaacaattaacacctgaacaagaattaattgaaaaaCGAAGATTATTACCTTTCCATATGCATTTAAATgttgaattattagaagcTGCTTATTTAACTTCTTGTATGTTAATTGAAATTCCTTTATTGGCTTCAGTTGAAACCgaagaacaaaaaagaaaagttacATCAAAAGTTTTCAAAAGATTCTTGGATTTAGCAGATAGACAATCATTTATGGGTCCACCAGAAAACACAAGAGATCATATTATAAAAGCTTCAAAATCTTTACAATCTGGTGATTGGgaaaaagcaagagattTGATTTGTTCAATTAAAATTTGGtctttattagataatgttgatgatgttaaagCAATCTTAtccaa aaaaatacaagaagaaggattaagAACATATTTATTtacatattcatcatattatcaatcattatcattagaacATTTATCAAAGACTTTCGATTTACCACAATCATTAGTaaattcaatcatatcaaaaatgatttacaatgatgaattaacTGCATCattagatcaaattgataaagttgtTATTTTCcataaaattgatcaaactgAAGTTCAAaaattatcacaattattagctgaaagaacTGCTAAtttattagatcaaaatgaaaaaatctTGGATCTGAAATtaggtcaaaatcaaaatcaacaacaagatggtcaaagatcaaataatGCACAGACAACAGATGGTGGAAATAATAAACAAGAAAGACGTGGtggaaataataataatagagGTGGTTCATATAGAGGTagaggaggtggtggtagaggtagaggtggtttcaatgctggtttaggttcaaCAATGGGTAGTGGTAATAGAAGAGTTGCAGCTCAATAA